A window of the Chloroflexus sp. Y-396-1 genome harbors these coding sequences:
- a CDS encoding TIM-barrel domain-containing protein, translating into MTQAPARIGLTDTRYFTPLSRLGAVQTIERGILAALDHEWLRVEWIREDIVRFKISRGGRFDEHPTYAVCVDLTTVPVPSFTLTETDTSLILRSARLEVIIGRDPFTLNVRRTDNSPVLTTAAGHDGRPWAYATLNDAFAFHRVCARDDAFLGLGEKTGRLNRKGRDFILWNNDVLSPQGEAEFAAGRDPADPRAKNTSTEFDPYYVSIPFFYHLDQAGNAAGFFLDNAYRQHVDFSPAETYGVCALGGQYTEYVFAGPRIADILEGFTWLTGRLAPPPIWALGYHQCRWHRYRQEEIVALAVRHRERHIPCDTLWLDIEHMDGYRVFTWNHELFPDPAALVQQLQQHGFRLITIVDPGVKLDPDFALFREGQARNFFCRTASGELYIGQVWPGRTVFPDFVKPEVRTWWGQQNANLARLGIAGIWNDMNEPATGDIPPYAMRFNGGQEPHERYHNQYALLMAMATVEGLQTAFPDQRTFVLSRAGFAGIQRYAANWMGDNCPRWDHLWMSMPMAMGMGLSGQAFIGADIGGFAGDTQPELFARWMQCAALTPFCRNHSAYGHVDQYVWSFGPAIEQIARAALELRYRLMPYLVTAFMHTLETGEPVQQPLVFAYQTDRLTRDIDDQFLLGRDLLVAPVYAPGAVARQLYLPAGAWYDWYSNEQFTGEQFISVAAPLNRIPLFVRAGAVIPLWSEVPPSTMNYYPHTLELHLFVPIHDGIYTSDLHEDDGLTLGFTRGTCYRTTFRVERRGQQVTVTASVRGDGFSEFAREALTLVIHGATPAALVVNGMTQPLIANRLTFANRGQGFTVSFTV; encoded by the coding sequence ATGACGCAAGCCCCGGCCCGGATCGGCTTGACCGATACCCGCTATTTTACACCATTGTCACGCCTAGGGGCGGTACAGACCATCGAACGCGGGATACTTGCTGCCCTTGATCATGAGTGGTTACGGGTAGAATGGATTCGTGAGGATATTGTTCGTTTCAAGATCAGTCGTGGTGGGCGTTTTGATGAACATCCCACCTACGCTGTCTGTGTTGATCTGACAACCGTACCGGTGCCGTCGTTCACCCTTACCGAGACGGACACTTCGCTGATCTTACGCAGTGCCCGCCTGGAGGTGATCATCGGGCGCGATCCGTTCACGCTTAACGTTCGCCGCACCGATAACAGTCCGGTCTTAACCACTGCGGCTGGCCATGATGGGCGGCCCTGGGCGTATGCGACGCTGAACGATGCGTTCGCGTTTCACCGGGTATGTGCCCGCGATGACGCATTTCTCGGTCTGGGTGAGAAAACCGGTCGCCTTAATCGTAAGGGGCGTGATTTTATTCTGTGGAATAACGATGTGTTAAGTCCTCAAGGTGAAGCCGAGTTTGCGGCAGGCCGTGATCCTGCTGATCCGCGGGCGAAGAATACCAGTACCGAGTTCGATCCCTACTACGTCTCTATCCCGTTTTTCTATCATCTCGATCAGGCTGGTAATGCTGCTGGGTTCTTTCTGGATAATGCGTATCGGCAACATGTCGATTTTTCACCCGCCGAAACTTACGGTGTCTGTGCGTTGGGCGGCCAGTATACCGAGTATGTGTTCGCCGGGCCGCGCATTGCCGATATTCTGGAGGGATTTACCTGGCTGACCGGTCGCCTGGCGCCACCACCGATCTGGGCGCTCGGCTACCATCAGTGCCGCTGGCATCGTTACCGCCAGGAGGAGATTGTAGCGCTCGCTGTTCGTCATCGTGAACGACACATTCCCTGTGATACGCTGTGGCTCGATATTGAGCACATGGATGGCTATCGCGTTTTTACCTGGAATCACGAGTTGTTCCCCGATCCGGCAGCGCTGGTGCAACAGTTGCAACAACACGGCTTCCGTCTCATCACGATTGTTGATCCCGGTGTAAAGCTTGACCCCGACTTTGCGCTGTTTCGTGAGGGACAGGCGCGCAATTTTTTCTGCCGCACGGCAAGCGGTGAGTTGTACATCGGCCAGGTCTGGCCGGGGCGAACGGTGTTCCCAGACTTTGTCAAGCCGGAAGTGCGAACCTGGTGGGGGCAGCAGAATGCCAATCTTGCCCGTTTGGGTATTGCCGGTATCTGGAACGATATGAATGAACCCGCCACCGGTGATATTCCGCCCTATGCGATGCGGTTCAACGGTGGGCAGGAACCGCACGAGCGTTATCACAATCAATATGCGCTCTTAATGGCGATGGCGACAGTTGAAGGCTTACAGACTGCGTTCCCCGATCAACGAACGTTCGTGCTCTCACGGGCCGGCTTTGCCGGCATTCAACGCTATGCGGCGAATTGGATGGGCGATAATTGCCCGCGTTGGGATCACCTCTGGATGAGTATGCCAATGGCGATGGGCATGGGTCTGTCCGGACAGGCATTTATCGGCGCCGACATCGGTGGCTTTGCCGGTGATACCCAGCCCGAACTCTTTGCCCGTTGGATGCAGTGTGCGGCCTTGACGCCGTTTTGTCGCAATCATAGCGCGTATGGTCATGTTGACCAGTATGTCTGGTCATTTGGACCGGCTATCGAGCAGATTGCCCGAGCTGCCCTTGAGTTGCGCTATCGGTTGATGCCTTATCTGGTGACGGCGTTTATGCACACGCTGGAAACCGGCGAACCGGTGCAGCAGCCACTGGTATTTGCGTATCAGACCGACCGCCTGACCCGCGATATTGATGACCAGTTTCTGCTTGGACGTGATCTGCTCGTTGCGCCGGTTTATGCACCTGGCGCCGTTGCCCGTCAACTTTACTTACCGGCCGGAGCGTGGTATGACTGGTACAGCAATGAGCAGTTCACCGGTGAGCAGTTTATTAGCGTAGCAGCGCCTCTCAATCGCATCCCGCTCTTCGTGCGCGCCGGGGCAGTGATTCCGCTCTGGTCAGAAGTGCCGCCGTCAACAATGAACTATTATCCGCACACGCTAGAGTTACATCTGTTTGTGCCAATACACGATGGTATATATACCTCAGATTTGCACGAAGACGATGGTTTGACCCTTGGATTTACGCGGGGCACCTGTTACCGCACAACGTTTCGGGTCGAGCGGCGTGGCCAGCAGGTGACTGTGACGGCCTCGGTACGCGGTGATGGGTTCAGTGAGTTTGCCCGTGAGGCGTTGACGCTAGTGATCCACGGCGCAACCCCAGCAGCGCTTGTCGTTAATGGGATGACCCAGCCGTTGATCGCCAACCGACTCACGTTTGCGAACCGAGGGCAGGGGTTTACGGTCTCGTTTACGGTGTGA
- a CDS encoding DUF6531 domain-containing protein encodes MSQTNFLFNILLIIVLLVTNITNINNHSFARIDTEMPGGLSLDNDKNFNKLDNPSRSALPEQVLTFIPIVSNSIQPLDIATTVLIPESGGQIELLRGKIIATFHPQAIQQITHVNLSATLHPSISTPGLGKSGPAIQLDLRDAANNTIRLPSLVLHSYSDMQVSSIVTPSVTLSFHYHDSDISGIDERTIGFYRKDPVTHLWKRIPSAVYPDRNLLIGHVEESGEYVPIGLLTNVLPQTRAARVALDPDDDDGFAVWPSRGRLREITFNVRLSEEVSTRLVRDGCVETPPLITRDTTPFVSNQLRVDAIQGYAADVAVTVAFNSLQGFPWGIESNGGPIAYARNLEDRSLAETLLEQIFVYTSRRSTRPVLPHTNLPREYREFERLNATYTHIETLFLDHIYDFQIIDTAFDRVADGVYAGIRRYLEGRGFGCAIRNGDGSEPQPPPYPPRPSPELIQRWRDLGSQFYQRYGGDPVSLSTGNYILSLPLARIPGRGGLDIDFTFTYNSQDQRSDLLGFGWNFPYNVRLQRFADDSVAVIHPDGRTFLYEWNGAAYQAPAGVYDKLERNNNGWTLTSYNKEWSWRFLETITGLGILTEWQDRRGNTITLSYDLSNQDAWRSGNQVPRPPLTRITDAVGRTIEVESDEQGRISSLVLPDGRRIDLRYDSRGDLVTIIDTNTPERGVYRFVYDERHRITRVIDPEGITQLINVYDDRDRVVEQVDANGFHSFLRYDPTTRTTLFIDNLGNRHYYIYDQNYRIIAETNPLNHTVRYEYDNNYNLIRVIDARGHVTTLRYDERGNLIERYDPLPSSNEVCADTFYTQDVVRWSYNADNRVTSYVDALGNRWNYEYDNEGNLIRSLTPNGVIEMSYDEWGQITSITDSEGRITRYEYDTFGNLITTINPQGGVQRSIFDITGRMVSLTDENNHTTRIVYNGNNKITQIIDPKGQISNFVYDRNNLLLQSINKLGFIHEFRYDNNYKVVGELDHQGGAWNIYEYDALQRLVTSTNRNGHTTSYQYDAAGQLKALIEPNGAVTNYDYDADGNLIRMQDAMGNTTVMTYDALGRLSTTTDALGNTFTYCYDAEDRIVAKIGPRQGERYTYSYDAFDQPVSITDPSGSTWYFEYDTAGNQIAEIDPLGHRTDYEYDSLDRLIAVLQPVLSDGRRPTTRLSYDAVGNLIGITSPRGFVTHLEYDQNDNLVLFVDPLGGRTTVSYDAEDRPVTLTNPNGSTTTIFYDPVGNPRTIVNDLGEKLHLFYDANYNLIRSVDPLGRETIYEYDEIGNLIRMTDAAGNVTNYQRDLLGRVTSVLDAEGRHTHYSYDEVGRLSAVIDPLQGITRYEYDRAGNLTRIIDANNQTTNFYYDLRNQLTGEIDPLGNVWSYFYDPVGRLTQRIDAMGRKTLYEYDSNHRLVRVLYENSNEEQTYITFNYDLDGNETQMCDHLGCFQHDYDALGRQVRTTDWLGRTVQRAYDAVGNLVGLRYPNGQSVRYTYDRVNRLSSITLPQGVTSFYQWDAADRIKTIQHPNNTKANYEYDVLGRLTDLEYWHERLNRLQNAYHYTLDRVGNRVSIREVRSAFNASTTSQTIERHYSYDALNRLTRAITSHGSDVTYRFDKVGNRIEYTGDALIPDPDMPELPIRPEPIFEQYSYNEANQLIQSRDTSFDYNANGNRRTAVRVLHDGQLETTTYTYDQENRLIGVERRVGDWLEMQASYSYDGYGRRVEKTVIYPDDPGRNQRITYLYDGLEIIGATIEEYGTTRELAFYLAPSPISGVRRAFAMEDLNSHEMYWFQTDGTDSIIAITDSTGNIVAPLLYDEYGKYLAGDTSFALFSFTAQHYDLESCLLHFHARIYDPATGTWLSADLYRGLIVFPTTLHRYGYVGSNPVSLIDEYGYFFNIAAAAVGAVAGAAINGTFSAVTQFAQKGRVDWKEVGVEALGGAVSGAICGVSAGIACVGGQMAVNAVTGISKDVLNGRPVQWNQVARGVVVDAALGIIPGSTSFKNKLAKDIKGQIQSYGVLKNMKINKDVKEGHELFQAHHILPKKIAKDLPKYTERWAKEEALSVFVSAGIAKKKLQTGPQKGYLHYYLHNRGDFKNARTPWDVARAYSKHGFYNLEKAAIEDALKLGASWLQFSGYIGIRVFGKHAISNLGRMTIPYLIYDVNRKNARW; translated from the coding sequence ATGTCACAGACTAATTTTCTTTTTAACATACTGTTAATAATTGTATTGCTGGTTACTAATATTACAAATATAAACAACCACTCTTTTGCGCGAATCGATACAGAAATGCCCGGTGGTCTTAGTTTAGATAACGACAAAAACTTTAATAAACTGGATAATCCTTCAAGAAGTGCTTTGCCTGAGCAGGTTTTAACATTTATACCTATTGTTTCAAATTCTATCCAACCACTAGATATAGCTACAACAGTCTTGATTCCCGAAAGTGGTGGTCAAATTGAATTACTCAGAGGTAAAATTATTGCGACGTTTCATCCGCAAGCTATTCAGCAAATCACACATGTTAACCTATCAGCGACTCTGCATCCATCAATCAGTACACCAGGTCTTGGAAAAAGCGGACCTGCAATTCAGCTTGACTTGCGAGATGCCGCTAACAACACTATTCGCTTACCATCATTGGTATTACATAGTTATTCTGACATGCAAGTAAGTTCAATTGTCACACCAAGTGTTACTCTCTCCTTTCACTACCACGATAGCGATATTTCTGGCATAGATGAGCGAACAATTGGTTTCTATCGGAAAGACCCCGTCACACATCTTTGGAAGCGTATACCTAGTGCTGTTTATCCAGATCGCAATCTTCTAATTGGTCATGTTGAAGAATCTGGTGAATATGTTCCGATAGGGCTATTGACAAATGTTCTTCCACAAACTCGTGCAGCTCGTGTTGCGCTGGATCCCGATGATGATGATGGTTTTGCAGTTTGGCCTAGCCGTGGGAGACTTCGTGAAATCACATTCAATGTCCGCTTATCTGAGGAAGTTAGTACCCGTCTTGTGCGAGATGGTTGTGTAGAAACACCCCCTCTCATTACCCGCGATACTACACCTTTTGTAAGTAACCAATTACGTGTCGATGCAATTCAAGGCTATGCTGCAGATGTAGCTGTTACAGTAGCCTTCAATTCATTGCAAGGTTTTCCTTGGGGTATCGAATCTAATGGAGGACCAATAGCATATGCAAGAAATTTAGAGGATCGTTCTCTTGCTGAGACATTACTGGAGCAAATCTTTGTTTACACATCCCGTCGGAGTACACGACCTGTCCTTCCTCACACAAATCTTCCTCGCGAGTACCGAGAGTTTGAACGGTTAAATGCAACCTACACCCATATAGAAACGTTATTTCTCGACCACATCTACGACTTTCAAATCATTGATACCGCCTTTGACAGAGTGGCTGATGGAGTTTACGCCGGTATCAGGCGCTATCTCGAGGGTCGTGGATTTGGTTGCGCAATACGTAATGGTGATGGAAGTGAACCACAACCCCCACCGTATCCGCCAAGACCATCACCTGAGCTTATCCAACGATGGCGAGATCTGGGTTCCCAGTTTTATCAACGCTATGGCGGCGATCCAGTTAGCCTATCAACGGGTAACTATATTTTGTCTTTGCCTCTTGCCCGTATTCCTGGTCGTGGTGGGCTCGATATCGATTTCACGTTCACCTACAATAGCCAGGATCAGCGAAGCGACTTACTTGGTTTTGGCTGGAATTTTCCCTACAACGTTCGCCTTCAACGTTTCGCTGATGATTCGGTCGCGGTGATACATCCAGATGGACGTACTTTTCTATACGAATGGAATGGTGCTGCATACCAGGCACCAGCAGGTGTATACGATAAATTGGAGCGTAATAATAATGGTTGGACTCTAACGAGCTACAACAAAGAGTGGTCCTGGCGATTTTTGGAAACTATTACTGGTTTAGGCATTTTGACAGAGTGGCAAGATCGGCGTGGCAATACAATTACTCTTTCGTATGATCTGAGCAACCAAGATGCTTGGCGGAGTGGAAACCAAGTGCCGCGTCCTCCTCTCACCAGGATTACCGATGCTGTAGGGAGAACTATTGAGGTTGAGTCTGATGAGCAGGGGAGGATCAGCAGCCTTGTTTTACCAGACGGTCGACGTATAGATCTGAGGTATGATAGTCGTGGCGATCTTGTCACTATTATTGACACCAATACACCAGAACGAGGTGTCTATCGTTTCGTATACGATGAGCGACATCGTATAACCCGAGTGATTGATCCGGAAGGTATTACTCAGTTAATAAACGTATACGATGATCGAGATCGAGTTGTTGAACAAGTTGATGCAAACGGCTTTCACAGCTTTTTACGATATGATCCGACGACTCGTACTACACTCTTTATTGATAATCTCGGGAATAGACATTATTACATTTATGATCAAAACTATAGAATAATTGCAGAGACAAATCCTCTCAATCATACTGTCCGATATGAATATGATAATAATTACAATCTTATTCGTGTTATAGACGCACGTGGTCATGTCACCACTTTACGTTATGATGAACGAGGAAATTTAATCGAGCGCTACGATCCTCTACCAAGTTCAAATGAAGTTTGTGCTGACACTTTCTACACTCAAGATGTTGTTCGTTGGTCATACAATGCTGACAATCGCGTGACATCATATGTGGATGCCCTGGGCAATCGCTGGAATTATGAGTATGATAATGAGGGTAATCTTATACGATCTCTCACTCCAAATGGTGTAATAGAAATGTCATATGATGAATGGGGTCAAATCACCAGCATCACCGATTCAGAAGGGCGTATAACACGTTACGAGTATGATACTTTTGGTAATTTAATTACGACTATCAATCCTCAAGGTGGCGTTCAACGTTCGATATTCGATATTACTGGACGGATGGTGAGTCTAACTGATGAAAATAACCATACTACTCGTATAGTTTACAATGGCAACAATAAGATTACTCAGATTATCGATCCTAAAGGTCAAATTAGTAATTTTGTCTACGACCGGAACAATCTTTTATTGCAAAGTATCAACAAATTGGGATTCATACATGAGTTTCGCTATGATAATAATTATAAAGTTGTCGGCGAACTCGACCACCAAGGAGGTGCCTGGAATATCTATGAATATGATGCACTTCAACGATTGGTCACCTCTACTAACCGCAATGGCCACACTACTAGCTATCAATATGACGCCGCCGGACAACTGAAAGCACTTATCGAGCCAAATGGAGCAGTAACAAACTACGACTACGATGCCGACGGAAATCTCATTAGGATGCAGGATGCGATGGGAAACACGACGGTAATGACATATGACGCCTTAGGTCGATTGTCTACTACGACTGATGCCCTCGGTAACACGTTTACATATTGCTATGATGCTGAGGATAGGATAGTAGCCAAAATAGGTCCACGCCAGGGTGAGCGTTATACCTATTCGTATGATGCTTTCGATCAACCAGTATCAATTACTGATCCGAGTGGTTCTACGTGGTACTTTGAGTATGATACAGCAGGTAATCAGATCGCAGAGATTGACCCCCTCGGACATCGAACCGACTATGAGTACGATTCCCTTGATCGCCTCATCGCAGTCCTTCAACCAGTACTGTCTGATGGGCGTCGTCCAACAACGAGACTCAGCTATGATGCTGTTGGAAATCTTATAGGAATCACATCTCCGCGTGGTTTTGTTACACACCTAGAATATGATCAAAATGATAATCTTGTCCTCTTTGTCGATCCACTGGGCGGACGAACTACTGTTTCTTACGATGCTGAAGACCGGCCTGTTACTCTTACTAATCCTAACGGTAGCACAACGACTATATTCTACGATCCGGTTGGAAATCCTCGAACAATAGTAAACGATCTAGGCGAAAAATTACACCTTTTCTATGATGCTAACTATAATCTTATCCGATCAGTCGATCCACTAGGAAGAGAAACAATTTATGAATATGATGAAATCGGAAATCTGATCCGAATGACCGACGCAGCGGGTAATGTTACAAACTATCAACGTGATCTACTAGGACGAGTAACTTCGGTGCTCGATGCTGAAGGTCGTCATACCCATTACAGTTACGATGAGGTTGGACGATTGTCAGCCGTCATCGATCCATTACAAGGAATAACACGCTATGAGTACGACAGAGCGGGGAATCTTACAAGAATAATTGATGCTAATAACCAAACAACAAACTTTTACTACGATCTGCGTAACCAACTAACTGGTGAAATCGATCCACTTGGTAATGTATGGAGCTATTTTTACGATCCAGTCGGACGACTCACCCAACGTATAGATGCTATGGGCAGGAAGACATTATATGAATATGATAGTAACCATCGTCTAGTTCGAGTATTATATGAAAATTCCAATGAGGAACAAACATATATCACTTTTAACTATGATCTCGATGGAAATGAAACGCAGATGTGTGATCATCTGGGATGTTTCCAACACGATTACGACGCTCTAGGTCGACAGGTGAGAACTACTGATTGGCTGGGACGTACTGTACAACGAGCATATGATGCGGTAGGCAATCTAGTGGGACTAAGGTATCCAAATGGGCAATCAGTCAGGTATACATACGACCGTGTTAATCGACTCAGTAGCATAACTTTACCTCAAGGGGTAACAAGTTTTTACCAGTGGGACGCAGCCGATCGTATAAAGACTATTCAACATCCCAATAATACAAAAGCAAACTATGAGTATGATGTTTTAGGGCGTCTTACTGACCTTGAATACTGGCATGAAAGGTTAAATCGTCTCCAAAATGCTTATCACTATACGCTAGATCGTGTGGGTAACCGGGTCAGTATCAGAGAAGTGAGGAGTGCTTTTAATGCAAGTACTACTTCACAAACGATAGAACGACATTACAGTTATGATGCTCTGAATCGTTTGACCCGAGCGATCACCAGTCACGGTAGCGATGTAACATATCGCTTCGATAAGGTAGGTAACCGTATAGAGTATACCGGTGATGCTCTTATCCCCGACCCCGATATGCCGGAGTTGCCGATACGCCCTGAACCAATATTTGAGCAGTATTCCTACAATGAAGCAAATCAACTGATCCAAAGTAGGGATACGAGTTTCGACTACAATGCCAATGGAAACCGTCGTACTGCTGTTCGTGTGTTACATGATGGTCAGTTAGAGACAACAACCTACACATACGACCAGGAAAACCGTCTCATTGGTGTAGAACGACGTGTAGGTGATTGGCTGGAAATGCAGGCATCCTATTCTTACGATGGATATGGACGTCGTGTTGAGAAAACTGTGATCTATCCTGATGATCCGGGTCGAAATCAGAGGATTACTTATCTATACGATGGTCTGGAAATTATTGGAGCTACGATTGAAGAGTATGGTACAACACGTGAATTGGCATTTTACCTGGCTCCTTCGCCAATCTCAGGTGTGCGCAGAGCTTTTGCGATGGAGGATTTGAACAGCCACGAAATGTACTGGTTTCAAACAGATGGTACTGATAGCATTATTGCTATCACTGATAGTACGGGTAACATTGTTGCTCCGTTGCTCTACGACGAGTATGGAAAATATCTTGCTGGTGACACTTCATTTGCTCTCTTTAGCTTTACCGCACAGCACTATGATCTCGAGTCATGCCTGCTTCACTTTCATGCCCGTATCTATGATCCCGCAACAGGTACCTGGCTCTCGGCAGACCTGTATCGTGGCCTGATAGTATTTCCTACTACCCTTCATCGCTACGGATATGTTGGATCTAATCCTGTCTCACTCATTGATGAATACGGCTATTTTTTCAATATAGCTGCTGCTGCTGTTGGAGCTGTTGCAGGTGCTGCTATTAACGGTACTTTTAGTGCTGTAACTCAATTTGCGCAGAAGGGAAGGGTTGATTGGAAGGAAGTAGGAGTAGAAGCACTTGGTGGTGCTGTTTCCGGAGCTATTTGTGGTGTATCTGCCGGGATAGCCTGCGTAGGGGGGCAAATGGCAGTCAATGCGGTGACTGGAATCTCGAAAGATGTGCTCAATGGACGTCCCGTCCAATGGAATCAAGTTGCACGAGGTGTCGTAGTAGATGCTGCTCTTGGTATAATTCCAGGGTCGACCAGTTTCAAAAACAAGTTAGCAAAAGATATCAAAGGGCAGATCCAAAGCTATGGTGTGCTTAAAAACATGAAAATAAACAAAGATGTAAAAGAGGGTCATGAGTTATTCCAGGCACATCATATTTTGCCTAAAAAAATTGCAAAAGATTTGCCTAAATATACAGAAAGATGGGCAAAAGAGGAAGCTCTTAGTGTTTTTGTGAGTGCTGGTATAGCCAAGAAAAAACTTCAGACAGGTCCTCAGAAAGGGTACTTACATTATTATTTGCATAATAGAGGTGATTTTAAAAATGCACGTACTCCGTGGGATGTAGCTCGTGCATACAGTAAACATGGGTTTTACAATCTTGAAAAAGCTGCTATAGAAGACGCATTAAAGTTAGGTGCAAGTTGGTTGCAATTTTCTGGTTATATTGGTATAAGAGTTTTTGGAAAACATGCTATTTCCAATCTTGGTCGAATGACCATACCCTACTTGATATACGACGTAAACAGAAAAAATGCACGTTGGTAA